Proteins from a genomic interval of Rhizoctonia solani chromosome 12, complete sequence:
- a CDS encoding 50S ribosome-binding GTPase codes for MPPKNSRNQVGLGRAIINRKVKDARAAREDTDKYTTDLDTGLQSITQERNLDEFLNTAQLAGTEFTAERQNITIIQNSAVTSVGHNPYLLSSQEEKETLRRHAQNKDRLRVPRRPPWTRDLTTSQLERQEREAFLEWRRSIAQLQEAENFLLTPFERNIAVWRQLWRVLERAHLVVQIVDARNPLRFRCADLDSYVHDVEGPEGEDSGPKGLRRCLLLVNKADLLTADQRREWADYFEKEGIQFAFFSAANAKALQEAKRLAEEATFDQPQQNEDNESEDHSEIESEDEVVDATGDPAESHTDESTEETAPHADTSADIDPHHLPVDASETDDPRTRVLSVLELEELFLSSAPDLSTFATTTTPAPSKLVVGLVGYPNVGKSSTINALLGEKKVSVSSTPGKTKHFQTIHLSPSIVLCDCPGLVFPQFATTKAALVCDGVLPIDQMREHIGPIGLVVRRIPRGILEGTYGLRIRRRDVEDGGDGDGEQVTAEDLLVSYAIARGFARAGQGLPDEARAARYILKDYVAGKLLFCHPPPGLDEDAFNARSRQLALERLAAAGKKMAPATHKYARRRLGAGKVLDREFFEQGSELAANAFVKGGKAFIRSTAYPHQNSIGDDGRMVRGGIKADEAAVKGKKHNKGNKRAKQRSGKGYD; via the exons ATG CCGCCAAAGAACAGTCGTAATCAAGTTGGCCTTGGACGTGCTATCATCAACCGAAAGGTGAAAGATGCTCGAGCAGCCCGAGAAGATACAGACAAG TATACTACAGACCTAGATACAGGGTTGCAGTCTATTACTCAAGAGCGGAACCTGGACGAATTTTTAAATACGGCGCAACTGGCGGGAACCGAATTCACAGCAG AGCGTCAAAATATCACCATAATTCAGAATTCCGCCGTTACCTCAGTAGGACATAACCCCTACCTCCTATCATCTCAAGAGGAAAAAGAGACCCTGCGAAGACATGCTCAGAACAAGGATCGTCTCCGTGTGCCCCGAAG GCCTCCCTGGACCCGTGATCTTACTACATCCCAGCTTGAACGGCAAGAACGTGAGGCATTCTTGGAGTGGAGAAGAAGTATTGCCCA GTTGCAGGAAGCAGAGAACTTTCTTCTAACCCCATTTGAGCGAAACATTGCTGTGTGGAGACAATTATGGCGTGTTCTGGAGCGTGCGCACCTGGTCGTTCAGATTGTAGACGCCCGAAATCCCCTGCGCTTCCGATGCGCTGATTTGGATTCATATGTGCACGACGTTGAGGGCCCTGAGGGCGAGGACTCGGGCCCCAAAGGCCTACGCAGATGCTTGTTGCTTGTGAATAAGGCAGACCTCCTGACCGCCGATCAAAG GCGAGAGTGGGCAGACTACTTTGAGAAGGAAGGCATACAGTTCGCCTTTTTTTCAGCAGCAAACGCCAAGGCATTGCAAGAAGCCAAACGGCTTGCGGAAGAGGCTACTTTTGATCAGCCGCAGCAAAATGAAGATAATGAAAGCGAAGATCATTCGGAGATAGAGTCGGAAGACGAGGTCGTCGATGCTACTGGGGACCCCGCAGAGTCACACACGGATGAGTCTACGGAAGAAACCGCCCCACATGCAGACACATCTGCTGATATTGATCCTCACCACCTTCCTGTCGATGCAAGCGAGACAGACGACCCCCGGACACGAGTTTTGTCAGTATTGGAGTTGGAAGAGCTCTTCTTGAGTTCTGCGCCGGATCTATCCA CATTCGCCACAACAACAACCCCGGCCCCATCTAAGCTTGTTGTAGGGTTGGTCGGATACCCCAACGTTGGAAAATCCAGCACAATCAATGCATTACTCGGCGAGAAGAAGGTTTCAGTCTCGTCCACTCCTGGTAAAACGAAACATTTCCAGACGATCCATTTATCCCCGTCTATTGTCTTGTGTGATTGTCCTGGATTAGTATTCCCCCAGTTTGCGACCACAAAAGCTGCGCTTGTATGCGATGGCGTGTTACCAATCGACCAGATGAGGGAACATATCGGGCCAATCGGCTTGGTTGTTCGGCGCATTCCTCGGGGTATCTTGGAAGGTACTTATGGGTTGCGTATACGACGGCGTGACGTCGAAGATGGCGGGGATGGCGATGGCGAACAGGTCACAGCGGAGGATCTCTTAGTGTCTTACGCGA TCGCTCGTGGATTTGCTCGCGCCGGACAGGGTTTACCGGATGAAGCTCGCGCTGCCCGGTACATTCTCAAAGACTACGTTGCTGGAAAGCTCCTATTTTGTCACCCACCCCCTGGTCTCGATGAAGATGCCTTCAATGCACGTTCCCGTCAACTCGCCCTCGAGCGGTTAGCAGCCGCAGGAAAGAAAATGGCCCCTGCGACAC ACAAGTACGCCCGGCGCAGGCTCGGTGCAGGAAAAGTTCTCGATCGCGAGTTTTTCGAACAAGGGAGCGAACTGGCCGCAAACGCATTTGTCAAGGGGGGCAAGGCGTTTATACGCTCCACGGCCTACCCACATCAAAATTCGATTGGTGATGACGGAAGGATGGTACGTGGAGGGATAAAGGCAGACGAAGCTGCCGTTAAAGGCAAGAAACATAACAAGGGCAACAAGAGGGCCAAGCAACGAAGTGGCAAGGGGTACGACTAG
- a CDS encoding C2H2 zinc finger, with protein MPDATPPPAPPAAAPATTAASPPPDKGYACQWESCDKTLPDPELLYIHLCNDHIGRKSTNNLCLTCKWKGCGATCAKRDHITSHLRVHTPLKPHVCEICSKPFKRPQDLKKHEKIHTEEHHMAHRHSKAITVHDESYVERVRAQAPNAAPPRGLDLNSLHPSLAGLGLGAGHNLAYLAGATATREHARSPTLASFAGAQHHNAYGPGIGEFGSVSPRSADEALTPASARISPMPPHADINYNWDTPSLGKRGRGGSTSDPSSPSDDFWTDAKKRRFQPTYDAQMAERLSTLSSLGFPPLGAAHPSLSLHPNANSPPSAAPGAVPPSLPIPDPRSAEELAQWNQYLVKLGEQVASSVYAHALGLAPPPPPPPQQYLDPTALAQFGLAGMPGLLGFGLGLSGLPGLGMLGAAAGGLGGVDYNAIAAYQQAQAQALAVQSQIAAGLYPGLDLASLAAAAAANPAAHAHAAADADAKHVSSPPRRPASSSSRRSASASESEFEFDALRPSRAAVPPPVIPGLAGLPGFGAAGIPGMGMGDKRSVVPLKSAPPAPVKEEDEDAEMEEGETNRLPPPAAPVEPRLGSSGLYPSLPASLSSTDSSGSGERIKLPGIQSLLEPSFRLRPVASSSSPASSSENEDDDSDSNSTATSRAGSPSAQGGTVLPSFASIALNDSRPANKEVEERMRHIAVIQAMIVAVNREWVAKHGALHSHRWRSES; from the exons ATGCCGGACGCGACCCCGCCACCTGCGCCACCCGCCGCTGCACCCGCTACTACAGCCGCATCGCCACCTCCCGACAAGGGCTACGCCTGCCAATGGGAGTCCTGCGACAAGACTCTGCCCGACCCCGAACTGCTCTACATCCATCTCTGCAACGACCACATCGGTCGCAAGTCTACCAACAATCTGTGCCTGACTTGCAAGTGGAAGGGATGCGGCGCTACATGTGCCAAGCGAGACCATATCACTTCTCATTTGCGTGTACACACCCCACTCAAGCCCCATGTCTGCGAGATCTGCAGCAAGCCATTCAAGCGCCCTCAGGATCTCAAGAAGCACGAAAAGATACACACCGAGGAACATCACATGGCCCACCGCCATTCCAAAGCCATTACCGTTCACGACGAATCCTATGTCGAGCGCGTACGCGCACAGGCTCCCAACGCCGCTCCACCCCGGGGATTGGATTTGAACAGCCTTCATCCCTCTTTAGCTGGACTTGGTCTCGGCGCAGGTCATAACCTCGCCTATCTCGCGGGTGCTACCGCCACCCGCGAGCATGCTCGCAGCCCGACCCTCGCCAGCTTTGCCGGAGCCCAGCACCACAATGCCTATGGCCCCGGAATTGGTGAATTCGGTAGTGTCTCTCCGCGCTCTGCCGACGAGGCTCTTACTCCAG CCTCTGCACGCATCTCGCCTATGCCACCGCATGCCGACATCAACTACAACTGGGATACCCCTTCGCTCGGCAAGCGCGGCCGCGGTGGAAGCACGAGCGACCCATCCAGTCCCTCTGATGACTTTTGGACCGACGCCAAGAAGCGCAGGTTTCAGCCTACGTACGACGCTC AAATGGCCGAAAGGCTCTCGACTTTGTCATCACTTGGCTTCCCTCCTCTGGGCGCGGCCCACCCGTCGCTCTCGCTCCATCCCAACGCAAACTCACCACCATCGGCTGCACCTGGTGCGGTTCCCCCCTCGTTACCGATCCCTGACCCACGAAGCGCCGAGGAACTTGCGCAATGGAACCAATACCTCGTCAAGCTAGGTGAACAAGTGGCTTCATCCGTGTATGCACACGCCCTTGGGTTGGCTCCTCCCCCACCGCCACCACCCCAACAATACCTCGACCCCACCGCGCTCGCCCAGTTTGGCCTCGCGGGTATGCCGGGCTTGCTCGGATTTGGACTCGGGCTCAGCGGCTTGCCTGGATTGGGTATGCTTGGTGCTGCTGCCGGAGGCCTCGGAGGTGTCGACTACAACGCCATTGCGGCCTACCAACAAGCACAGGCTCAGGCATTGGCTGTCCAATCCCAAATTGCAGCTGGCCTCTACCCAGGACTGGACCTTGCCTCGCTCGCCGCTGCTGCCGCAGCCAACCCCGCGGCCCACGCGCACGCTGCAGCCGATGCCGACGCTAAACACGTTTCCTCTCCCCCTCGTCGCCCCGCTAGCTCATCGAGCCGCCGAAGTGCGTCTGCCTCGGAGTCCGAGTTTGAGTTCGATGCTCTTCGACCATCTCGTGCTGCCGTCCCTCCCCCCGTTATCCCTGGCCTCGCTGGGCTCCCTGGGTTCGGTGCGGCCGGTATACCAGGAATGGGAATGGGCGACAAGCGAAGCGTCGTGCCTCTCAAATCCGCTCCTCCCGCGCCCGtcaaggaagaagacgaggatgCCGAGATGGAAGAAGGAGAGACCAACCGGCTGCCTCCTCCCGCCGCGCCAGTCGAACCCCGACTGG GCAGCTCGGGGCTCTACCCTTCACTCCCTGCTTCGCTGTCTTCGACCGACTCGAGTGGGTCCGGGGAACGGATCAAGCTCCCGGGCATCCAGTCTCTTCTCGAGCCTTCGTTCCGCCTGCGCCCTGTCGCATCGAGCTCGTCTCCTGCCTCGTCGTCGGAGAACGAGGACGACGACTCGGACTCGAACAGCACCGCGACGTCTCGTGCCGGTTCGCCTTCTGCCCAAGGCGGCACCGTCCTGCCTTCCTTTGCCTCCATCGCGCTCAACGACTCTCGCCCGGCCAACAAGGAGGTCGAAGAGCGCATGCGACATATTGCCGTAATCCAGGCAATGATCGTCGCTGTCAACCGCGAGTGGGTTGCCAAGCACGGTGCGCTGCACAGCCACAGGTGGAGGAGCGAAAGTTAG
- a CDS encoding phosphate import ATP-binding protein PstB, with translation MASINHYLKAPNTPKKQTKNSKGKVSASVPPKKKLSQAELRTHLEAFFAQPQHSGFIYNPSKPYMDEFYRMTKQFGWNSKGNEYQQAKFKEAREGINKASVLQFNAIYGEDEESLAAWRNLCGVLGIAKIPKSRFRCREASSPLVKSSYVNICDLVDSPVLHTKVRHFDSEEKLSVYTKRRYDPSKPFMDEFWRLVNTNGYGRHGKRYKSARKGVKDAMVREFQDVYGVRPHKLHVWHKFFQAIGINEEPRDLGLCYKRAKSINLNICDLIDQTVTGVAVKDFPTVKELSSYTFQDSVRPKIAPPISKKEDPIVARLFRNLTNPPKPKDKVLCPSVKVESIPATAKK, from the exons ATGGCTAGCATTAACCATTACTTGAAGGCACCGAATACGCCGAAGAAGCAGACAAAAAACTCTAAGGGAAAGGTCTCTGCCTCTGTTCCTCCCAAGAAGAAACTCTCTCAAGCTGAGTTGAGAACCCATCTCGAAGCTTTTTTTGCGCAACCCCAACATTCGGGGTTCATATATAACCCGTCCAAGCCATACATGGATGAGTTTTATCGCATGACCAAGCAATTTGGCTGGAATTCAAAAGGGAACGAATATCAACAAGCGAAATTTAAGGAGGCTCGCGAAGGGATTAATAAGGCTAGTGTTCTTCAGTTCAATGCGATCTATGGAGAAGATGAGGAGAGTTTGGCGGCCTGGCGCAACCTCTGTGGTGTTCTTGGAATCGcaaaaataccaaaaagcCGATTCAGATGCAGAGAAGCAAGTAGTCCC CTTGTCAAATCGTCGTATGTCAATATTTGTGACCTTGTAGATAGCCCTGTGCTACACACCAAGGTCAGGCATTTCGATAGCGAGGAGAAGTTGAGTGTATACACGAAGCGACGG TATGATCCATCAAAACCGTTTATGGATGAGTTTTGGCGCCTAGTGAATACTAACGGGTATGGTCGCCATGGAAAGAGGTATAAATCGGCACGAAAGGGCGTGAAGGACGCTATGGTTAGGGAGTTTCAAGACGTCTATGGTGTCCGTCCTCACAAGCTCCATGTCTGGCACAAATTCTTCCAGGCTATCGGGATCAATGAAGAGCCTCGAGACCTTGGTTTGTGCTACAAG CGCGCCAAATCAATCAATTTGAATATTTGCGACTTAATCGACCAAACTGTTACTGGGGTCGCGGTCAAAGATTTTCCTACCGTTAAGGAACTTAGCAGTTATACTTTTCAAGATTCAGTGAGACCCAAAATAGCCCCTCCCATTTCTAAAAAAGAAGACCCAATCGTCGCTCGTCTGTTTCGTAATCTCACAAATCCTCCTAAGCCCAAAGACAAGGTTCTCTGTCCTTCTGTCAAAGTTGAAAGCATTCCTGCCACGGCTAAGAAGTAA
- a CDS encoding phosphate import ATP-binding protein PstB has protein sequence MSTIPRSLLASSANAKHFLDRAVEALGFLKRESRIQIAFPDGWKDLSSDPGTVGEWYRLQGGCTRFQTVLYCKFKTGVQHEYILLPLFERPDQPTQWFCKIERMADPRFKDRINAIGIHGTDAFDYVQVFDRASNEYQDLKENCFIVADIHYPRTLDLYHALAICWAIGSNPKTQRYTLQQFNCYFFSWTIVLCLARYATGWEVTYRSCIEEIKEEILNSVESSDSTTQAKLLLILSKIRRSGSEESQDQHSLLSTLGVELGGEGFTSAMGKSISSMLWEENGPDFIRTALRGRLKVLADNTVDLLAEGLGIDNELPLIYQRKEAGPRSIHRYSLEAAKIFHRDAWRQAPGHVKELERGIKNERGSTEDVGAHKSLAHRIGASRGVVLAIMPAFITQYGYQGAYLAARADDRLWRHDGRDRTLRKILFVGNTIRHLPRHVYYATKIALPYTSIVTSKVKELDTTFFEIGQAGVARMVSELHHGIQDKYGPHTLQDTIVELREKNPEWDEQMIRQVIVEIIFELANEIGAVEMSPKEIWDVMLWQCLGEIITDVVLKVIKRHLLNIGFKWRQNTSLDSINQPSEPATKSHQELQTFMRQRIERLSKRQIETMRIVEHIPAPFATPAPQSQKEMEDQIEAIWRGSIPILEDHQSFTVSSRLFHELNGISHPVTILGYPAGTFATLYRSRPKILKKLTHTKNYSTNQSKIGADSAQKPPPKELRTHIEKFFAKYPGFDYDPTKPCMDEFKRLKQWTGWQKSIDEFEKARKGMNGALTNQFNAIYGKDPEDLSAWRNLCSALNLAEIPTNIPACKKLIRSLYINIVDLVDQPVTDVRVGYFRTEQELAIYTRETEKAASSQGRSKPKLRKAGDSPVTKL, from the exons ATGTCCACTATCCCGCGATCACTCCTGGCGTCCAGTGCCAATGCCAAGCACTTTTTAGATCGAGCAGTTGAGGCACTCGGATTTCTCAAGAGAGAGTCGCGAATCCAAATTGCGTTTCCGGATGGTTGGAAGGACCTTAGCAGTGATCCTGGAACAGTCGGTGAATGGTACAGGCTACAAGGGGGGTGCACTCGCTTCCAAACCGTTCTGTATTGCAAGTTTAAGACGGGCGTGCAGCACGAATATATTCTGCTGCCACTTTTCGAAAGGCCAGACCAGCCTACACAATGGTTCTGCAAGATTGAACGAATGGCCGATCCCCGGTTCAAAGACCGAATAAACGCCATAGGAATCCATGGCACCGATGCCTTTGATTATGTCCAGGTCTTCGATAGGGCCAGTAACGAGTACCAGGATCTCAAGGAGAATTGTTTTATTGTAGCTGATATTCATTATCCCCGCACGCTTGACCTCTATCACGCACTTGCAATTTGCTGGGCTATTGGCAGTAACCCAAAAACGCAACGCTACACCTTACAACAATTCAACTGCTATTTTTTCTCTTGGACTATTGTGCTCTGTTTAGCTCGCTATGCTACAGGGTGGGAGGTAACCTATCGTAGTTGTATCGAAGAGATAAAGGAAGAGATACTCAATTCGGTCGAGAGCTCGGATTCCACAACTCAAGCAAAGTTGCTATTGATATTATCCAAGATTCGAAGATCGGGCAGCGAGGAATCACAAGATCAACACTCGCTTCTTAGTACTTTGGGAGTCGAACTTGGAGGCGAAGGGTTTACTTCTGCCATGGGTAAATCCATTAGCTCAATGCTCTGGGAAGAAAATGGCCCCGATTTTATTCGAACAGCGCTCAGGGGTCGACTCAAGGTCCTAGCAGATAATACAGTGGACTTACTGGCAGAAGGGTTGGGGATTGACAACGAGTTACCCTTGATATACCAACGAAAGGAGGCTGGTCCACGGAGTATACATCGATACTCACTTGAGGCTGCCAAAATATTCCATAGAGATGCATGGAGACAGGCCCCGGGACACGTCAAGGAGCTCGAGCGTGGAATAAAAAATGAGCGTGGTTCCACAGAGGATGTAGGTGCCCATAAGTCTTTGGCTCATCGAATTGGCGCTTCACGCGGAGTTGTACTCGCAATAATGCCTGCATTCATTACACAGTACGGCTACCAGGGAGCTTATCTTGCGGCGCGCGCTGATGACAGACTCTGGCGTCATGATGGAAGGGACAGAACACTACGGAAAATTCTTTTTGTTGGAAACACAATCAGGCATCTTCCTCGTCATGTCTATTATGCAACCAAGATTGCCCTCCCATACACTTCAATCGTTACCTCAAAGGTCAAGGAGTTGGATACAACGTTCTTTGAAATTGGTCAAGCTGGGGTAGCCCGGATGGTTAGCGAACTCCATCATGGTATACAGGACAAATATGGCCCCCATACGCTTCAGGATACCATAGTCGAATTAAGGGAGAAAAACCCGGAGTGGGACGAGCAGATGATTCGCCAAGTTATAGTGGAGATTATATTTGAACTTGCCAATGAAATTGGGGCGGTAGAAATGAGCCCGAAAGAGATATGGGATGTTATGTTGTGGCAATGCCTTGGCGAAATCATAACGGATGTAGTTCTGAAGGTGATTAAGAGGCATCTGCTAAACATCGGGTTTAAATGGAGACAG AACACTTCATTGGACTCGATAAACCAACCTTCAGAGCCGGCTACAAAATCTCATCAAGAACTACAGACCTTCATGCGCCAGAGAATAGAACGATTAAGCAAGCGCCAAATCGAGACTATGCGAATTGTTGAACACATACCCGCTCCATTTGCAACTCCCGCTCCTCAGTCTCAAAAGGAAATGGAGGATCAAATAGAGGcaatttggagaggaagcaTACCAATACTAGAAGATCACCAGAGCTTTA CTGTCTCCTCAAGGTTGTTCCATGAGCTGAATGGGATTTCACATCCAGTTACGATACTCGGATATCCCGCTGGGACATTCGCTACGCTGTATAGATCAAGAcctaagatcctgaaaaag TTAACGCATACCAAGAATTACTCAACAAATCAATCAAAGATAGGCGCCGACTCAGCACAAAAGCCTCCGCCTAAAGAGCTAAGGACGCATATCGAAAAGTTCTTTGCTAAATATCCCGGTTTTGACTACGACCCAACCAAGCCGTGTATGGACGAATTCAAGCGTCTAAAACAATGGACAGGATGGCAAAAGAGTATCGATGAATTCGAAAAAGCTCGTAAAGGAATGAATGGGGCGCTAACCAACCAATTCAATGCTATATACGGAAAGGATCCTGAGGACCTCAGTGCTTGGCGAAACCTTTGCAGCGCACTCAACCTTGCTGAAATACCTACCAATATTCCGGCTTGTAAAAAG CTTATCAGGTCATTATACATCAACATCGTGGATCTGGTCGACCAACCGGTGACTGACGTCCGCGTGGGATATTTCCGCACGGAACAAGAATTAGCTATATACACTAGAGAAACGGAAAA AGCAGCCTCGTCGCAGGGTCGCTCTAAACCAAAGTTGCGCAAGGCAGGAGACTCGCCCGTTACAAAGCTGTAA